One Helianthus annuus cultivar XRQ/B chromosome 12, HanXRQr2.0-SUNRISE, whole genome shotgun sequence genomic region harbors:
- the LOC110909005 gene encoding phospho-2-dehydro-3-deoxyheptonate aldolase 2, chloroplastic: MTCPNLTLDILKQLKNIDGREGMALSLSQSAALSWKSLIQPSYSISHQQPTSIRKSKAIAAVHGAKAPSTIPRWSIDSWKSKKALQLPEYPNEASLAAVLKTLEDFPPIVFAGEARHLEERLADAAVGKAFLLQGGDCAESFKEFSANNIRDTFRLLLQMSVVLMFGGQMPIIKVGRMAGQFAKPRSDPFEDKDGVKLPSYKGDNINGDAFNEKSRVPDPDRMIRAYCQAAATLNLLRAFATGGYAAMQRVTQWNLDFLANSEQGDKYQELAHRVDEALGFMSAAGLTVDHPIMATTDFWTSHECLLLPYEQALTRLDTTSGLYYDCSAHMVWVGERTRQLDGAHVEFLRGVANPLGIKVSQKMDPNELVKLVDILNPNNKPGRITVIVRMGAENMRVKLSPLIKAVRQAGQVVTWVCDPMHGNTIKAPSGLKTRPFDSILAEVRAFFDVHEQEGSHPGGIHLEMTGQNVTECVGGSRTVTFDDLSSRYHTHCDPRLNASQSLELSFIIAERLRKRRMGSPLSLKF, from the exons ATGACTTGCCCCAATTTGACCCTTGATATTTTGAAGCAACTCAAAAACATTGACGGGAGAGAAGGAATGGCACTTTCACTTTCACAGTCTGCTGCTTTATCATGGAAATCCCTGATCCAACCCTCTTATTCCATTTCCCACCAACAACCCACCTCCATCCGCAAATCGAAAGCAATCGCCGCCGTTCACGGCGCCAAAGCCCCATCAACGATCCCCAGATGGAGCATTGACAGCTGGAAATCAAAGAAGGCTCTGCAGCTTCCGGAGTACCCAAATGAAGCGAGTCTGGCGGCGGTCCTTAAAACCCTGGAAGACTTCCCCCCGATCGTGTTCGCGGGAGAGGCTCGACATCTGGAGGAGCGTCTGGCGGATGCCGCTGTGGGTAAGGCCTTCTTGTTGCAGGGAGGAGATTGCGCGGAAAGTTTCAAGGAGTTCAGTGCTAACAACATCCGTGATACTTTCCGGCTTCTTCTGCAGATGAGTGTTGTTTTGATGTTTGGGGGGCAGATGCCGATTATCAAGGTAGGAAGAATGGCCGGGCAGTTTGCCAAGCCAAGATCAGATCCATTTGAAGACAAGGATGGGGTCAAACTGCCAAGTTACAAAGGAGACAACATTAACGGCGATGCTTTTAATGAGAAGTCAAGAGTTCCAGACCCTGATCGAATGATAAGAGCTTATTGTCAAGCTGCAGCCACACTTAACCTTCTCAGGGCTTTTGCCACTGGTGGTTATGCTGCAATGCAGAGAGTCACACAATGGAATCTTGATTTTCTTGCCAACAGTGAGCAGGGAGACAA GTATCAGGAGCTAGCTCACCGTGTAGATGAGGCTTTAGGATTTATGTCAGCAGCCGGACTCACGGTTGACCACCCAATTATGGCCACAACTGATTTCTGGACATCTCATGAATGCTTGCTGTTACCATATGAACAAGCCCTGACTAGGCTGGACACAACTTCCGGGCTTTACTATGATTGCTCCGCTCATATGGTTTGGGTTGGGGAACGTACACGCCAGCTTGACGGGGCACACGTTGAGTTTTTAAGAGGTGTTGCTAATCCTCTTGGCATCAAG GTCAGCCAGAAGATGGATCCCAATGAGTTGGTTAAGCTTGTTGACATATTGAATCCTAATAACAAGCCTGGAAGGATTACAGTGATTGTAAGAATGGGAGCCGAAAATATGAGAGTGAAGCTCTCGCCTTTGATAAAGGCAGTTAGACAAGCGGGGCAGGTTGTGACTTGGGTTTGTGATCCAATGCACGGAAACACTATAAAGGCACCCTCTGGTCTTAAAACACGTCCCTTTGATTCCATATTG GCGGAGGTGCGAGCTTTCTTTGATGTTCATGAGCAAGAAGGAAGCCATCCAGGAGGGATTCATTTGGAGATGACTGGGCAGAATGTGACAGAGTGCGTTGGCGGATCGCGCACCGTGACTTTTGATGATCTAAGCTCGCGTTACCACACACATTGTGACCCAAGGCTCAACGCTTCTCAGTCGCTTGAGTTGTCTTTCATCATCGCCGAACGGTTGAGGAAGAGAAGAATGGGGTCTCCGCTCTCTTTAAAGTTTTAG
- the LOC110909014 gene encoding uncharacterized protein LOC110909014 isoform X2 — MEELKELEEVQNVMLMMPAIDSSSPSADSKRFLANFTLFMMQPCGELDMNQKCTLISDHFPKISSAFLEEALCQLCDKGNACIAADSRCDGDKSVQLPTDSEDVAMVALDSMQRANSTLEDFCRSYFMFHEMDANSAESIFKYLPLLSFTESYMYQLDTINENLVQFPISDFTFRKLAALLEGYGMYTDRIRNELKCGEEYWALERKLCCALTRKQEEIQVEDVMKAIHLKSFDYRVLNLLLYQLNGKEVNETHMEFLSVSEFLVEISDDLFDYEDDVLENNFNILRMFVRIYGASSAPTLLAKSITEAEEKYSYLLSALDPQLALTYKRRCEEATKEGGKVVGPPLGTWCIPPIIEDEDLYRYEISNTRPPGTS; from the exons ATGGAGGAActaaaagagcttgaagaggtgcAGAATGTAATGTTGATGATGCCCGCAATAGATTCTTCCAGTCCCAGTGCTGATTCAAAACGTTTCCTTGCTAATTTCACCCTCTTCATG ATGCAACCATGTGGTGAACTAGATATGAACCAAAAATGCACATTGATTTCTGACCACTTTCCAAAG ATTTCTTCTGCATTTCTTGAGGAAGCACTATGCCAGCTTTGTGACAAAG GCAATGCGTGCATTGCTGCTGACTCGCGTTGCGATGGTGACAAGAGTGTACAACTACCAACTGACTCTGAAGATGTGGCAATGGTTGCACTTGATTCGATGCAACGAGCAAATTCTACGTTAGAAGATTTT TGCAGATCTTACTTCATGTTTCATGAAATGGATGCTAACAGTGCAGAATCTATATTCAAATACCTACCACTGCTTTCCTTCACAGAGAGTTATATGTATCAG TTGGACACCATAAATGAGAACCTAGTGCAGTTTCCTATTAGTGATTTTACGTTCAGAAAACTTGCTGCTCTTCTAGAGGGCTATGGGATGTATACAGACAG GATAAGAAACGAGTTAAAGTGTGGGGAAGAATACTGGGCTCTAGAAAGAAAGCTCTGTTGTGCATtaacaagaaaacaagaagag ATTCAAGTAGAGGATGTTATGAAAGCAATTCATTTGAAGTCCTTTGACTATCGGGTGCTGAATCTACTCTTGTACCAGTTGAATGGCAAAGAG GTCAACGAAACACATATGGAATTCCTATCGGTATCAGAGTTCCTTGTTGAAATATCTGATGACTT GTTTGACTATGAG GATGATGTGTTGGagaacaattttaatatcctgcGCATGTTTGTCAGGATATATGGAGCTTCGTCTGCACCGACATTGCTT GCAAAATCAATAACCGAAGCGGAGGAGAAGTACAGTTACTTACTAAGCGCTTTGGATCCTCAGCTCGCTCTCACATACAAAAGAAGATGTGAAGAAGCCACCAAAGAAG GTGGGAAGGTAGTTGGTCCTCCTCTCGGGACATGGTGCATACCACCGATTATCGAAGATGAAGATTTGTATAGATACGAGATCTCAAACACTAGGCCACCAGGCACCAGCTAA
- the LOC110909014 gene encoding uncharacterized protein LOC110909014 isoform X1: MEELKELEEVQNVMLMMPAIDSSSPSADSKRFLANFTLFMMQPCGELDMNQKCTLISDHFPKISSAFLEEALCQLCDKGEYTFFAGNACIAADSRCDGDKSVQLPTDSEDVAMVALDSMQRANSTLEDFCRSYFMFHEMDANSAESIFKYLPLLSFTESYMYQLDTINENLVQFPISDFTFRKLAALLEGYGMYTDRIRNELKCGEEYWALERKLCCALTRKQEEIQVEDVMKAIHLKSFDYRVLNLLLYQLNGKEVNETHMEFLSVSEFLVEISDDLFDYEDDVLENNFNILRMFVRIYGASSAPTLLAKSITEAEEKYSYLLSALDPQLALTYKRRCEEATKEGGKVVGPPLGTWCIPPIIEDEDLYRYEISNTRPPGTS; encoded by the exons ATGGAGGAActaaaagagcttgaagaggtgcAGAATGTAATGTTGATGATGCCCGCAATAGATTCTTCCAGTCCCAGTGCTGATTCAAAACGTTTCCTTGCTAATTTCACCCTCTTCATG ATGCAACCATGTGGTGAACTAGATATGAACCAAAAATGCACATTGATTTCTGACCACTTTCCAAAG ATTTCTTCTGCATTTCTTGAGGAAGCACTATGCCAGCTTTGTGACAAAG GAGAGTATACTTTTTTTGCAGGCAATGCGTGCATTGCTGCTGACTCGCGTTGCGATGGTGACAAGAGTGTACAACTACCAACTGACTCTGAAGATGTGGCAATGGTTGCACTTGATTCGATGCAACGAGCAAATTCTACGTTAGAAGATTTT TGCAGATCTTACTTCATGTTTCATGAAATGGATGCTAACAGTGCAGAATCTATATTCAAATACCTACCACTGCTTTCCTTCACAGAGAGTTATATGTATCAG TTGGACACCATAAATGAGAACCTAGTGCAGTTTCCTATTAGTGATTTTACGTTCAGAAAACTTGCTGCTCTTCTAGAGGGCTATGGGATGTATACAGACAG GATAAGAAACGAGTTAAAGTGTGGGGAAGAATACTGGGCTCTAGAAAGAAAGCTCTGTTGTGCATtaacaagaaaacaagaagag ATTCAAGTAGAGGATGTTATGAAAGCAATTCATTTGAAGTCCTTTGACTATCGGGTGCTGAATCTACTCTTGTACCAGTTGAATGGCAAAGAG GTCAACGAAACACATATGGAATTCCTATCGGTATCAGAGTTCCTTGTTGAAATATCTGATGACTT GTTTGACTATGAG GATGATGTGTTGGagaacaattttaatatcctgcGCATGTTTGTCAGGATATATGGAGCTTCGTCTGCACCGACATTGCTT GCAAAATCAATAACCGAAGCGGAGGAGAAGTACAGTTACTTACTAAGCGCTTTGGATCCTCAGCTCGCTCTCACATACAAAAGAAGATGTGAAGAAGCCACCAAAGAAG GTGGGAAGGTAGTTGGTCCTCCTCTCGGGACATGGTGCATACCACCGATTATCGAAGATGAAGATTTGTATAGATACGAGATCTCAAACACTAGGCCACCAGGCACCAGCTAA